The Caldisalinibacter kiritimatiensis genome contains the following window.
AAGAAAATGAATAGTAATTAAGAAGGGTCTATTAGGACCCTTTTTTACTTGTAAATTAAAGTTAGTTATTAGTGGTAAGTAGTTAGTGGGTGTTTTATAGATAGATTTTATAATTATAATAATTTAGAATGTAAAATTAAAGAGGAAATAATTGTATCATACTTATTAGTTAATAGCTAAAAATGGCAATATAATATATAAATTATTAAAATTGTTTAAAAGGTATATATTTTTTGTGGAAAATTGTATACAATGTTATGGGAAGTAATTTGAAATAATATAAATGATATACTAATTAAGTCGAATATTTATTGAGTATATAAAGAAAAAAATAAAAGAGGGGATGATTAATATGTTGACTTCCATTATTTTAGCTGCTGGTGAAGGAACTAGAATGAAGTCAAAGCTTCCAAAGGTTCTACATAAGATTTGTAATAAGCCAATGGTTAATTATGTTATTGAAGCAGCACATAAAGCAAATTTAAATAAAAATATATTAATAGTAGGTCATGGTGGGGATAAGGTAAGAGAAGCAGTGAAAAATGAAAATGTTGAAATAGTAAAGCAACCTATAGGTGAAGAGTTTCCATATGGTACAGGCTATGCAGTTATGCAGGCTAAAGACCATATCAAAGAGAATTCTTATGTTATAATTTTATATGGAGATACTCCACTAATAACAAGTGAAACACTAACTAAATTAATAGAATTTCATAAGAGTGGAGGATATAATGCAACTGTATTGACAGCAGAATTTGAAGATCCAACAGGCTATGGTAGAATAATTAGAGATGAAAACGGTAATGTAACAGAGATTGTTGAGCATAAAGATGCTACTGACAAGCAAAAAGAGATAAGAGAAATAAATTCAGGTATATATTGCTTCGATGGAAAGTATCTAAAAAGTGTGCTAGATAAATTAGATAATAACAATGCACAAGGGGAATATTATATTACAGATGCTATTAAAATTCTAAATGAAGAGGGTTGTAAGATAGGTGGATATAAAATAGAAGATAAGGTAGAAATTGCAGGGGTTAACTCAAAGGTACAACTTGCAGAAGCCGAAGCAGTAATGAGAAGAAGAATAAATGAAAAACTTCTTATGAACGGGGCTATAATGATTGACCCAAGTAGTACTTATATAGATAGTGATGTTAAGATTGGTAAGGATACAGTAATATACCCAGGTGTAATAATAGAAGGTAATACAGAAATAGGAGAAGAATGTGTTATAGGACATAATAGTAGAATAGTAGACAGTAAAATTGGAGACAGAGTTAACATACAATCTTCAACAATAATAGAAAGCGAAGTAGACAATGATACTAACATAGGACCTTATGCATATTTAAGACCTAATAGTAAGATAGGTAAATCAGTAAAAATTGGTGACTTTGTTGAAGTAAAAAATTCAACAATAGGAGATAAGTCTAAAGCTTCACATCTTGCATATATAGGAGATGCTGAGGTTGGAAAGAATGTAAATATAGGTTGTGGTGTTGTATTTGTTAATTATGATGGTAAAGTTAAGCACAAGACAATAGTAGAAGACAATGCTTTTGTAGGCAGTAACTCTAATTTAGTAGCACCAGTTATAGTTAGAGAAAATGGCTATGTTGCTGCTGGTTCAACTATTACAGAAGAGGTTAAAAGTGGTGCATTATCCATTGCAAGAGCTAGACAGTTTAATAAAGAAGGTTGGGTAGAGAAAAAGAACTTACAAAGAGAAGAAAAGAAATAACCTTTAAAATATAAATAATAGGAGGAATTCAAATGAACGTAGGAAAAAGAGACATAAAAGTTTTCGCTGGAAATGCTAACAAAGAACTTGCAGAGAAAATCTGTGACGAGATAGGAGTACCACTAGGAAATAGTGAAGTGGGTAGATTTAGCGATGGTGAGATATCAGTTAAAATCAATGAAACAGTGAGAGGTGCAGATGTATTTGTAATTCAACCAACTTGCCCACCAGTAAATGAAAATTTAATGGAATTACTTATACTTATTGATGCTTTTAAAAGAGCATCAGCTGGCAGAATAAATGCAGTAATCCCTTACTATGGTTATGCTAGACAAGATAGAAAAGCTAAAGCAAGAGACCCAATCACATCAAAATTAGTAGCAGACTTATTAACAAAAGCTGGAGCTGACAGAGTATTATGTATGGACTTACATGCTGGTCAGATACAAGGATATTTCGATATACCTGTGGACCATTTATTAGGAGGACCAATCCTAGTAGAGTATTTTAAAAACCGTATAGATAAAGATACTGTAGTTGTATCACCTGATGTTGGAGGCGTACAAAGAGCTAGAAATTTTGCTAGTTTATTAGATTTACCAATAGCTATTATTGAAAAAAGAAGACCTAAAGCAAATGTTTCAGAAGTAATGAATGTTATAGGTGATATTAAAGACAAAAATGTTATTTTAGTAGATGATATTATAGATACTGCAGGCTCTATAACTAAAGCCGCTAAAGTATTAAAAGAATTTGGAGCATTAGATGTTTATGCTTGTTGTACACATCCAGTTTTATCAGGACCTGCTATTGAAAGAATAGAAAATTCAGTTATTAAAAAGCTAGTTGTTACAGACACTATACCTTTAGCACCTGAAAAACAGATTGATAAGATTGAAACAGTTACAGTTGCACCATTAATAGCTGAAGCAATCAGAAGAATATATGGAAACGAATCAGTAAGTAAATTATTTGATTAGTATTAGCTTTAGACCTAATAGTTGTTATTCTAATGTTAGGTGAAATTTAAGGAGTTGATTGCTTTGTTTGCAATAGTTGGTCTAGGAAATCCAGGAAAACAATATAGTGGAACACGTCATAATGTTGGATTTGACACTATTGACTACTTAGCAGAGAGAAATAATGTAAACTTAACTAAAATGAAATATAATGCAGTTTATGGAGAAACCCATATAGGTGGTCAGAAGGCTATATTAGTGAAACCACTTACGTATATGAATAGAAGTGGAGAGAGTATATTACAGATATACAACTATTACAAGATGCCAGCTTCCAATATTATAGTTATATACGATGACATAGATATAGACCTTGGCGTTCTTAGGATTAGACCTAAAGGTAGTGCTGGAAGCCACAATGGAATGAAGTCTGTTATATATCATTTACAAGATGATAAGTTTCCAAGAATAAGAATAGGTATTGGAAGAAATGAAGGAAATCAAGATTTAGCAGATTATGTTTTAGGTAGATTTAATAAAGAAGAAAGAGAAATTATAGATGATACAATAGAAAGAGCAGCCAAAGCTGTAGAAATGATTATTACTGATGGTGCAAATAAAGCTATGAATGCATATAATGGTTAATATAGGAATAAAATAACTTTCAGAGATTTACAACAACATAAACAAACCATATATGTTCTATAAAGCCTAGGCGTTATTGCCTAGGCTTGAGTTGCTTACTTAATTCAAGGAGTTGATGTAATGCCTGATAATATATTTATTAATCAAATTAAGAACCTGTCATCGTATAAAAATTTGTTAGAAAATATAGAAAAGAAAAACTCTCCTATTGGAATTCATGGTTTATCAGAAGAAAACATTGCTCATATCACATATGGATTAAATCAACACCTAAAAAAACAAATTTTGATTATTACTTACGATGAACTTAGGGCAAAAAAATTAGTAGAAGACTTAAAGTTATTTGTAAGGGACAATGTTGAGTTTTTTCCTTCTAGGCAACTACTATTCTATAGTGTAGATGCATACAGTCATGAGATTTTAAATCAAAGATTAAATGTTTTAGATAGATTAAATAATAATGAGGATATAATTATTGTTACATCAATAGAAGCTGTTCTTAATAAAATCATGAGACCTGAAGTGCTAACTAAATATAATATGGAGTTAGAGATTGGCTCTATAGTAGACTTAGACGAGGTAACAAAAAGGTTTATACTCATGGGTTATGAGAGAGTAGATATGGTAGAAGGGAAAGGACAGTTTAGCATAAGAGGAGGAATAATTGACTTTTATCCACTAGTGGGCACTAATCCCTACAGAATAGAGTTATTTGATGATGAAGTAGATTCAATTAGAGCTTTTGATTTAAAAGACCAAAGGTCTATTGAAAATATTGATAAAGTGTATATATCGCCAGCTAAAGAGTTGAT
Protein-coding sequences here:
- the glmU gene encoding bifunctional UDP-N-acetylglucosamine diphosphorylase/glucosamine-1-phosphate N-acetyltransferase GlmU → MLTSIILAAGEGTRMKSKLPKVLHKICNKPMVNYVIEAAHKANLNKNILIVGHGGDKVREAVKNENVEIVKQPIGEEFPYGTGYAVMQAKDHIKENSYVIILYGDTPLITSETLTKLIEFHKSGGYNATVLTAEFEDPTGYGRIIRDENGNVTEIVEHKDATDKQKEIREINSGIYCFDGKYLKSVLDKLDNNNAQGEYYITDAIKILNEEGCKIGGYKIEDKVEIAGVNSKVQLAEAEAVMRRRINEKLLMNGAIMIDPSSTYIDSDVKIGKDTVIYPGVIIEGNTEIGEECVIGHNSRIVDSKIGDRVNIQSSTIIESEVDNDTNIGPYAYLRPNSKIGKSVKIGDFVEVKNSTIGDKSKASHLAYIGDAEVGKNVNIGCGVVFVNYDGKVKHKTIVEDNAFVGSNSNLVAPVIVRENGYVAAGSTITEEVKSGALSIARARQFNKEGWVEKKNLQREEKK
- a CDS encoding ribose-phosphate diphosphokinase, whose protein sequence is MNVGKRDIKVFAGNANKELAEKICDEIGVPLGNSEVGRFSDGEISVKINETVRGADVFVIQPTCPPVNENLMELLILIDAFKRASAGRINAVIPYYGYARQDRKAKARDPITSKLVADLLTKAGADRVLCMDLHAGQIQGYFDIPVDHLLGGPILVEYFKNRIDKDTVVVSPDVGGVQRARNFASLLDLPIAIIEKRRPKANVSEVMNVIGDIKDKNVILVDDIIDTAGSITKAAKVLKEFGALDVYACCTHPVLSGPAIERIENSVIKKLVVTDTIPLAPEKQIDKIETVTVAPLIAEAIRRIYGNESVSKLFD
- the pth gene encoding aminoacyl-tRNA hydrolase; protein product: MFAIVGLGNPGKQYSGTRHNVGFDTIDYLAERNNVNLTKMKYNAVYGETHIGGQKAILVKPLTYMNRSGESILQIYNYYKMPASNIIVIYDDIDIDLGVLRIRPKGSAGSHNGMKSVIYHLQDDKFPRIRIGIGRNEGNQDLADYVLGRFNKEEREIIDDTIERAAKAVEMIITDGANKAMNAYNG